The Grus americana isolate bGruAme1 chromosome 8, bGruAme1.mat, whole genome shotgun sequence genome includes a region encoding these proteins:
- the BARHL2 gene encoding barH-like 2 homeobox protein, which yields MEGPSGSSFGIDTILSGGSTGSPGVMNGDFRPHGDGRPADFRSQATPSPCSEIDTVGTAPSSPISVSMEHPEPHLGVAESLPPPPHHLHLGPHPPPPPPSLQPSPPQPPPPQLGSASSGPRTSTSSFLIKDILGDSKPLAACAPYSTSVSSPHHTPKQEGSAAPESFRPKLEQEDGKAKLDKRDDTQGDIKCHGTKEEGDREISSSRDSPPVRAKKPRKARTAFSDHQLNQLERSFERQKYLSVQDRMDLAAALNLTDTQVKTWYQNRRTKWKRQTAVGLELLAEAGNYSALQRMFPSPYFYHPSLLGSMDSTTAAAAAAAMYSSMYRTPPAPHPQLQRPLVPRVLIHGLGPGGQPALNPLANPMPGTPHPR from the exons ATGGAGGGGCCGAGCGGGTCCAGCTTCGGGATAGACACGATCCTGTCGGGCGGCAGCACCGGCAGCCCCGGAGTCATGAACGGAGACTTTCGCCCCCACGGCGACGGCCGGCCAGCGGATTTTAGGAGCCAGGCCACGCCGTCCCCCTGCTCGGAGATCGACACGGTGGGGACGGCGCCCTCGTCGCCCATCTCGGTGAGCATGGAGCACCCCGAGCCGCACCTGGGGGTGGCGGAGagcctcccgccgccgccacaCCACCTCCACCTCGGCCCgcacccgccgccgccgccgccgagttTGCAGCCGTCgcccccgcagccgccgccgccccagCTGGGCTCGGCCAGCTCCGGCCCCAGGACTTCcacctcttcttttttaattaaggaCATTTTGGGCGACAGCAAACCGCTGGCGGCGTGTGCACCTTACAGTACCAGCGTCTCCTCTCCCCATCACACCCCCAAGCAGGAGGGCAGCGCGGCCCCGGAGAGCTTCAGGCCCAAACTCGAGCAGGAGGACGGCAAAGCCAAGCTCGACAAGCGCGACGACACGCAGGGCGACATCAAATGCCACG GGACAAAGGAGGAAGGCGACCGGGAGATCAGCAGCAGCCGGGACAGCCCTCCGGTGCGGGCCAAGAAGCCGCGGAAGGCGCGGACCGCCTTTTCCGACCACCAGCTCAACCAGCTGGAGCGCAGCTTCGAGCGGCAGAAGTACCTGAGCGTGCAGGACCGCATGGACCTGGCCGCCGCCCTCAACCTCACCGACACGCAGGTGAAAACCTGGTACCAGAACCGGAG GACGAAGTGGAAGCGGCAGACGGCGGTGGGCCTGGAGCTGTTGGCTGAGGCCGGGAACTACTCGGCCCTGCAGAGAATGTTCCCCTCGCCCTATTTCTACCACCCCAGCCTGCTGGGCAGCATGGACAGCACGAcggcggccgcggcggccgCGGCCATGTACAGCAGCATGTACCGGACTCCCCCCGCGCCGCACCCCCAGCTCCAGCGGCCGCTGGTGCCGCGGGTGCTGATCCACGGGCTGGGGCCCGGCGGGCAGCCGGCCCTCAACCCCCTGGCCAACCCCATGCCCGGCACCCCGCACCCCCGGTGA